tcatatcaaACTTTGGAAGCTTTGGTTTACTTAGGGTAGCTTAGATTTTTTTGGTAGGATTGATTAGGGATTGTAGCAAGGGGTATCGGGTAGTagaattttatgatttatgtgaaatttgaaaaaaaaacaaaaaaaaaacaaaaatcaatgtCATAGCCTGTGGTTGACACTGATAAGTCTATCCAATTGGGACGGTTGGACAATGTGATAATAAATGTTGAATCACTCTCATCACCTACATTATTGATTCTACTGCTTATTGGAAAGTCTTACATCTCATCAAGCGTTTGAAGTCTTTTGCATCCTTGCTTCGAAAGGCTTCATCATTTAGCTATGtttgtttttttgaaaattatgaaaacattatattttttttggtgtttacatAGTGCTACCGAAAACATCATCCATTGTTTGATTAATTTGATTCTAACTCATTTttcgaaaattatttttaattaaacacaataaatattttcaaaatacccaaaaaaatttcattaattaatttagaaagctaaatttaaatagtaatataaatcaataaacaTTACAAAACAAGAATGGCTTTGAAATCTGGTGCAATGTTGAACATGAATCCTATATTTTGAGTGAATCATTCCATGTCTTCTTCGTTTCCAATATAAACAAAGGTTGGGGAATTCTTCTTTGGGACACCCCAAATAAGTGTCATTGATTAAACATTTTCACTGAAATTTTGGGTAACTCATTGGATTGAAGTTGAAATGATTGAGAATTTGGGTGAAATAGTTTGCTCTGTAAAGCTTATTACTGCTACTTTTTTCTAGCGAGCTCCACATGCGTTGCTCTGGTGGCTGAATAAGTAAATCCAGAAGCAAAATTTGCAGAAGATACTAAAAAACACAAacaagaaaaatagagaaaaacccaaaaatataaAGATCAAAAGGGTTTTTTTCTATCTTGAAGAGTGAAGAGACAAACAAAATCTTAAAAAGGGTTAAGGCTTTAACTTTGCTTTTTTGATGTGGGTACTTACCGTTGGAGGAGATGATGAGAGCACAGGTTAGTGCCAGAGAGAAGCTGCCGAAAGAGTGAAGAGGCGCGAGAGGGGAACCCGTGTTTAGGAGGAACGTAAAATGACTTACAGAAAATCTGTTGACCAACAATACAGTTTATAGAGACTTGCTCTATTTTCCCCCATCAAACACAGGAAATTTTGGATAATGTTTTCcagaaaatattttgtttgaaacaaACAGACCCTCAACATCAAAAGAATCTCCCCATCTATCACCATTAAAGCCAGAAACAACACATTtccattaataatattaaaaatcccTACCTAGGAAAAGAaacttttttatacaaatttctacaaaatttagaatttaatacaACTTCAAATTAGAAAAATGATAAGAGAGATCTTCACCCTACCCTTTTGAATTGCCAAATTAgtttcaaaactaaaataaatataaagcttGTATGAAATGCAGGAGATTTTTGAGACCCAAGATGTTCTCTACCATGAACCAGATCCAGAGCCAGTGTAAAGAACAATTGTTTTTATAATCAATGTAAATGGGATTCCAACAAACAATCGTGCGTCGATATGACTGGTATGTTAATTTAGAATGGTATAATGTAGGCGACGAAAAACTGAATAAAATTCAAATTACACCGAATCAATGTTTGGCTATCAAATTGCATATTATATCAGAGTTCCTATATATATTTGGGAGATTTATCACAATACCGGTACAGAAAAAGTAAATGAATGAAAGGATTAAATTTGGAGCCAACaaaaaacattttaataaaatcataatatccCTACATTAAATGTCATACCGCattatcaaagaaaataaaataaaatccatcaTGATACTTATATATCTCTGCTTGTTCGGGCAACTCAATAATGTCGAATTTTAAAtagcaaaaatgcagtttttctAAGGGAAAACAAGAAATGAAATAAGACCAGAAAGATGTCACAACACTTGTAAAAGGACTTATCTATGCCTCTGTAACAGGGAACTCGAACACAACATCCTTCCCAGCAAGCTTCCGGTAAACTGCAGAAAAGGTCTCAAGCTTATACTCAGTGTTGTTTCGTTCTTTGGGGTCCAAAAACACCTGCCCATGATGTGTCGGAAAAAGATTACAGAAACATTAGCCTTCAATAAATGACAACAACCATGGTTAATAAGAACTATTGAACCATATGTAGGTATTGATATAAAAGGATCACAATTCTTTCACTCATCGCTTAAGACCTTTTCATCAACATTTAACAGCATAATTATGACAGCAATTTGTACCTTCATTAACTTAGATCCATCAATTGCATATCTAGTGCGCTTCCCAACAATCTCGGCGGGCAAGACAATATCTTCTAGCATTGCCTCGTGTACAGAAGTCAATGTGCGGCTGCGAGGCCTCTGAACGGCAGAACCTTTCTTTGGGGGCCTCAATATCCTCCGGGTGGCAATAAGAATCACATCCTATCAATATACATAAACCAAGTTAAAACTCAAAACCAAAACACGTAGTACATACTAATCAAGCCACTTAATAATCATCATTATAAATTAGCATAACAATAGAAACCACAAAGATATGCAATTTCATGACAAAATATGATTAATTCCCTTGTTTAAAGGGGAGCTGCAATGTTTTAGTCTGGAAAGAAAACAACTCCAAAGATTAAAGCATCTTATGCTAAGAATGGAAATTAAATTTGTTACTGAGTTTCGTAATGATAATGCACTTGAAATTAATTGTAATCCAAAAGGCCTAACCCATCCTTGATTACTTCGTTGTAAAGAAAAAACTTTGAAGGAGGACTATTTCTCACCTTTCCACTGAACTTCTTTTCAAGCTCCCTCACAAGCTTAACATGAACCTTGCGAAAAGCTTTCCTCAATCGGTAGGGGACATGGATAACAACAGCTTTCCGGCTCCCAGACACATCAATTTGGCTGCATGCAAAACGCAAACAGATTACACCAATCATATGGTAGCCAGATAAATAAATCAATTTGGAATTAGTGCATCTCAAAAAATCATACATACACTGCTGAATTAATGTAGAGATCCTTGAGGTCACTTTTCAGATCCTGGTTGGTATTCTCCAAATCAAAGAATGCCTGTTACAAACATTCACACATAATTGAATCATGACTGGGACCGTTTTAGGAAGCTTTAAAAGTGCAACAAACACTAGAACATTTTAAAACCTGGGCAACTGATTCCTCAAATTCTGTTGGTTCAACATCCTTATCTTTGTGGATCTTCTTCATTGATGTATACATTTTCAAGATCTGCATTGTGggattaataaaaaaacattgaattttttttcaaacaatatataataattagaaatcagattgaaattgaaattggatgTGTATTTAATATCCATACACAAAATTTAAAGGCCTTAGTAATCTCACTGGACATTTAAGAAGCTAAGATTCAGCCTTAAATTCTATGTTTCAATCCTTGACCAGTTCATTAcaccaaattcaaattcaatgATAACAAGTTTGATAATTGATAAAGTTCCAAACAAGGTCGATATCATACAAAAGCAAATAAGAAAATACTTCAACGTGaaatgcttcgcacccttttgaaaacgattttctaaacagaaaaataaataatactaaTCAACATCATATTCTTAAACCAATTACTAATAGTACCACTTATTCACTACATTACTTGAAAACTTGCATAAGTCTCAAAGTGATTATTAACAGTTTATAACATTAACTGACAACACAAAAACCCGCATACACAAATTCcaatatttagttatttttaccACATTTCccagaaaataaaatatattcaaaatgagaaaaaaaaagattcaaataATAGCTGGAAACACTCCATGTTCTTATTAGCTCAGAAAATAAAGAACATATTTgttcatatatataaacaaagatgaacaaagcCTAAAACTCATTGTTTGAACATctattaatgaaattaaattattaaagctATACAACTAAATCCAACCATAACAGCATTTGTTTTCCCCTTTCCTACAATTTTTCTTAGCAAACAAACAGACGCCAGTAACAGAAAAGAGTAAAAGCCTGTATTACTCTGTTTAGTTATACAAGAAACCTTAACAGAAAGAAGAAGAAATCATTTAACTAGCTGAAATTTCTAGGCAACCAAGCAAAGTGTAGGAAAATGAAAAGGCTGTACCTGAGAGAGAAGCACAATAAAATGTGATGAGAAGCTCTCTTTCCACAGATCAGgaaaaaccctagggtttcaaCCTAACATGACACTTTATATTGAGGCGCTGAGGGCCACGATTCTTTACTTCAAACGTGGACGACCATGATTAAGTCACGTGATCACATTTGGTCTAAAGTTGGGCCGTCGGTTTTGATTAAAGTTGGACCGCTGGTTTTGGTCCATCTGGTTTTGTATGGGCTTGTAcaatactgaaactaacccatTAAATTGATCATCACAATAATCAGTCGAATAAAGTAGTTATTTGGTGTTTTTTTTTCCAGTCTTTTAAGAGTTCAAACTTACAGgtacaattattaaaaaaaaaaacaattataggTATAATACATCATAAATGGTAATTGTTCGATAAACTAAAATCGAAACTAACTCGTTATAAAAAACCCtcaattttattcaaataaatgtaattaagtttccaacttttttttcattcaatcaaGTACTTAAACTTTCAATATATATCAAAAAGGTCCTTAAACTTTTTCTAAAAAACCAATTAAGCCTTTTTTTTACACACGATTAAgtacttgaacttttaaaatatattaaaaatttcttttgaccattaactttaataaTTAATCGTTAAAGTTAACTGCCCCTAATTTTTCTCAACTAGAGTCACCCGTGTCACAATCATGACGTGACGTGtggtaaaagaattataaaaaataaaaattcttaaaaattattcaattttagtaaaaaatattaaaatttaaaaaaatagaaaaaatcgtaaaaaaattgtaaaattttataaaagaaattaaaaaaatataaaatgcataaaaaaatacAGAGGAGTGTTTGTCTCAAACTTGAACTGGATCATTGATTTAATTTGTGATATGAGATTTCATACGGACATGAAGAGATTCCTAAGACAGAAAAAAGGCTCTTTcatttttgtatttcttgatttgTCCTGAGAATTATGTATTGTATTTACTTTATAactattattttttcaattaatagCATTTCAGTTtgcattaaaaaaatcatttaatggACATAAGTGTAACGTCCCCCTACCCGAGAcagtcgccggagtcgagcaggagacattacaaaacttatcttagcacttaaacagttttcgtagtaaactatccatctgcgtcacggtttctaaaaaaatcatatctcgagttacgaaactcaaaatctaattccgtaaattttccctgaaactagactcatatatctacttactaattttttttaagaatttttggtccggccaattagtacagttaatTAGAAAAAGTCTCcactgtttcagggttcggctactctgacccctgtgcactacgaatcaaatttcttcctgtacagaaatccaatgactatgccatttgtttcaattaaaaatagactcaataaggaatccataaaaataaagtttgagtcctaattcttaatacacaatttatggtgaatttctaaagtcagaacagggaatccagaaattgttctaaccctgtttcaccaaaacgtaaatatctcataaaatacaactcttttacctattttatttcttccatataaaaatagattcattaagcttcaattaaaaattttattcattatataattcactttatactatttttgatatattttcaaaattggaCTACCGCtattgtccaaatctgttttagtataaaatgttgatgactaagtttataacatcttcatttcttctctctacaatatttaccaacacttcctcttattactcttcactaacatatcaaaacataccatgcttaaggttttggtaacatttacaaaacataccaaaatatcacttaacaacttagatactttcaaaatgaccaaaagacatcctaggtacaatgccattttccaaaaagatagaaacttcaccaatttgagtttggggatcggcttgtatgctgagtccttatactttcgtacctagcctgcgcacggaaacaaaccgtacgctgagaatactctcagtggtatttctataaacaatagcttaatcaactttaaaacatggtaattcaaacacattattgctattattcaatatcaatcagtactttaataatttttactttatttacctttattaacataactcggacactgacggatacatggatccaacccacactccgggataagcacatagtgcttcatcggaacaaatccagaactttaacattatagtacacaaagtacttcatcggaacaaatccgaaactttaacattatagtacacaaagtacttcatcggaacaaatccggaactttaacagtagtcgacacatagtgtctcatcgactcaatgtcggaatatctcaatacttccaattcctatgatatgtcaactatatccgactagcccgacactgttaatagggtattcaaaatcacattcatttcaatatggtaaaaatacttacctcattcacattttcatacaatataaatatcaaatatagcaataacgattaagctcggtttatagaaatacaaaccactatttatcgaatttaatcgatatcttcgttcactttctcttttcccttctttgatgatgtatccggtgctacgttggctactaacaatcatacaattaaaaatcatcaatttattaattcataaaacacattttcactttctatcaaacttttacaaaaattccaatttcatcctttttccattactaatcttttttctttaacttaagcttcatattctcttttaatcaactcattaacaatttctaactcataaaattcattataaaacataaattttgagttgtattcaacttagtccctatttaaacctaacttagaaattcctttaactaatcacttctaacttcaatttctatcaatttaacccataaaacctcaatttattcaaccaaatcaatatctaaaaattctctatttttcttcattttaacctcatacatgtagaactttgaattaggcatccataaacataaaaatcataagaaaatgagctaaaacaacttaccaatcaaactttagggccttaatcctcaatttttccttttttatttctttctttccttctttctttctcacgtttgctctctgttagtctttctatctttctttctttctcacgtttgctctctgtAACTTTTCTATTCTTTActtattattctttattcattatactatattatattattattaacctataataaatataaaattaacacgtgtaatagctataacataaaatatcttatagctattacacatatataccaactattacacacgttattcaatattaacacacacatggcacttagggtctaattactagattagtcccttttacttctttaatctataattaaacttttattccttatgcaatttagccctttaaactaaattcaagctacttcacttaattaaacactaaataaccattcaactataattcataaatatttctaataaatattcatgaataaatttcacggaaacagtactcaagactcaatttccGATACCGTAACTTTCAGTTCATTACAATTAGAAGATAAAAGCATTTAGGCACACAAATGTTCATCATAGGATCGGACTATTTGACTTTTGAATGacctattttaaatattaaactattagaaatatttcataatttttaacaTCTAACTTTTTTTAGAACATTATTTTGTTAATTGGGAAAAAAAGGCCCAAACCGGACATGAATTGGGTTTAGCTGGAAGGCCTTTGGAGGGAGCCAAGCTTTCACACCTCTAGTTTCATAGAAAGAGCAATATTGTCTTTCCATTAAAGATATATATACTGTCATTGGTTTCTaggaattgaaaataaatataagttCTAAGATAAAGCAAActaaacatatatttttattattttaaattaataaaattattgcatGACTATTTACCCATAACCTAGaactaattataaataattatgaacttaaaaatcatatttattctttaaatattgttattaagttataataaaatatgtaataatctAACTCAAATTTAACCCGATGATTCGACCGAAAAATTCATGATTTAAATAAGCCTAAGATGCCCCGTAGGAGGAGAGGGACCCAAACTCCTTTTAGATACTTTTCTTCTCTACTTCTTCACTCTCTCTCTTAATGTCCACATCTATTAATCTAGTGCATGAacaaatatataaactttaactaataaatgcATAGTTTAATTacttcattttcataatttataaacaaataaaataaaatcaaaattcattctttACGTTCATCTtctcaaacataaacataagaGAAACAAATTTATATACAACAAAATTTTTTTGGAAAGACTTAGCTCAGTAAGTTATTGCCGCTTGAAGATTGACATTTATCTGATTTAGAAATTAAATTCTAATAtaaatgacatttttttaatacattttaaaaaaaagtataaataaataacCTTATATAGGGAGATAATAGTAATTTTTTGTCATTCTATTTTCTTCCAAGCAATAGAGTTAAGATTGTAACAGTAAATGTCCCCTTGAGTTGGAACTAACGTGTACTTATATACTTCCAAGTTCCAATGACTTAGGCCTGTAATTAATCATCTTCATCCCAAGTCAAACAAATCCTTTTCGAGGGAGCTCTTAATTTGTGGACGAAATGCATTCCAATTGTGCAAAATGCTTGctaaaaaattaatagatagTGTATAAACAAATGGGAAATACATGATTTTTAATAGGGCACCAAATCACTACTAGCTATGAACATTTTCAAACTATATCCAAATTTGGCCAAagggcctcaatttcacaaaatagaACCTTTCAATACCTACATTTATAGACATATACTACTATTATATCTTGGTTTGTTAAGGAAGCCTAGCCATTTATGccttttactaaaaattcaattaaatgctTTTGCCACTTACCAAACACAACATCTCACATGCATTCagttcattcttcttcttcttttcttttgcttccgttcaaatttatttatattcatttgagTTGGTTTTTTAtactagattttttttaataattaatttttttttactaatataatTGGTTGACATAAGAAGATGAAAATGAAAGGAATCGGCCAAAACAACAGTGGAAAAGGAAAAGGTGCTCATGCAAATGCAACTTGGTCAGTTTTCACCCAATTTAAAATGGCAAGAGGTCGGCACATAAATGTCCCACATTGGTCGGACGCGAGTTTGAATTCACTTTCaattacaattgaaaataacctTAGTTCGTCTATCATTTTCATCCCAATCCCCATTGCTTCTATTACATGCACTGTGTTTATAAAATGATCTTaactatttttcctttctttttttttcttttaaattttaattttaatcattgaGCTTTCCTTTTGGAACCATTCCGAAACAAAAGTACTTTAATATAAACAATCCTTAGTATGAAATAAGTGGAAGATGGCGAatgctaaaatttaaattttgaagtgttttaaataattatataaattaatttaattaaattcttaaTCAAACAACATTAGATACAAGTACTAAGGAGGCATTTGTATTAAAAGGCAGATTATAATTTGtccctttatttaaaaaaataagtaaattaacttatttatattAGAAAAAAGTGTAATTTGATCATTCCATTAATATGTGTTATTCAGCGGTGATTTGgccttttttttccaaatttttttatgcaAGTAATGTGGAATTAATGGATGAGTAATATCATATAAAAGTATCATGAAAGCCCTTATATTAGAGGTTGGTTGCATTTTGTtcactttaaataaaaaaaaaaaagaaaattagtcaTTACACGTTAGATAAAGCGCAAAttgatcattctattaaaaattctatcaattgTTATTGTTAAGTGATGAGTGGCTAATAGAGTAACCGAATAGCAACACGTGGATTGATGCGGGCAATTTTACCACgtcaataaatatttaaaaaatatataaaaaaaccatGCCAAGGATAATCTTGaacaaaaaaatatagaaatttatttgaaactataaaaaattattgtatttattaaaaacaatgtCCATAATGCTCTTGGACAAATAATTGTCCAACTTCAAATGAGTCTAGATAATTATTTGTCGAAGTTTATTCTAGAGTGGTTTCTTAcataattgtataaaattatttaaaaattattatgaaaggtttctattatgtatatatatatgtgtatgtatattttaattgtaataaattaataaaaatattaagaattataagaaattaataaaatagatcTCATCAATTTGATTAACTAGAAATATCGATTCAATTAAGAAGATACATAAGtgtgtatatgtttatttgaattctttaaatatatatgtgtatatatatagatattatatttttttaaaaattaatcatttttataatttattataattcttaataattttctacaattttgtatatttttagtaATTACTTAAGAAATCATTCTAGAATGAACTTGGACAATTATTTGTCCATGTCAATTTTGGATattatttctaataaaaattatcaaattttttttataatttttatatatttttgtataaatatatacaaaaacattaaataaatattttaaacatatttgtataaaaaattataaataattgaaaaaaaattgtcgATTTATCTTGGATGTGGTTTTTagataattataaaatagttttatttattttaggattttaaactttttttaaatattctcaTGTCGAGTATGAGGTAAACATGACACGCCAAATGTTAGTGTTTGGTTGTTCCGTTAGCCACATTAACACTTAAATAGTAGAAATAGAcgaaatcttttaaaaaaaatttactagtttactctttgatctaatatataaagactaatttatcCAAATTTTTAGTAGAATGGCCAAAATACAGTTGAACTCTTAGTATGACGGCCTCCACAAACTTACTCATCCTTTAATTCTAGTACACTtgtatgaaaaaatttaaaaaagtcaaATCGTTACTTAATGACACATATAGATGGAATTTctaataaaagagttaatttatACTTTTTACTAACATACaaggattaatttatttatttttttaaatacataaaatcaaataaaatttatttattaatgtaaAGACCTCTATGGTATTTTTACCTACAACTTTTAACATTTTGAAGCAGTTAGACTTAAACGATGCAACGCTTACTTGATTAGCTCCTTgtttattttcttcctttttgtcaTGTTTACCTAATGAAGCAACTCCAGGTTCCCATTCCATCTTAAGgcaatttaaaactaaaatcacatttcaagtcacaattttattttctttttgtcagGTTTAGATAACTCAAATCTATTTTTAAGATTTAACCTCGATGacctttaaaataaatatcatttattCAATATTAAATCTTAACAactcttaaatataaattaaattatattttcaagaaaacatatttttaaatccgCTTCAAGAATAAGTCACCGTGACACTTAAAAAAAAACCGCATTTTACAATATCAAATCTAGACAACCTTTAAACCAAAGCtcaattgaagaaaaagaatcaaataaattatctttgtatcaaaaaattcaaaaattatagaCTTTTCAAAATcgataaataaaatttaactttaaattttcaagtaaaatatcaaatcaaattttacatatacatttattagaaaaaaaaatgttttattatatttcataAAACCATATATTTGAAATTAGCATCAACAAAAAGTCAGTCTGAAGGCTAAAATCGAAGACCAATTattgttaaagaaaaaaaaaatctaaagtaaGATTATTTGTATAAGCTAGACTTGCGTACTATtctcaaacaaaagaaaatttaagttataaaatctaTATTTATGACGTTAGATAGAAaatgatgtgttgaattgaaaaataaaagggacaCATCCAAAATGATAAGTGCATCTtcaaattaagattttttttataattaaaataatgaagaaaatagAGGGTAGGAATATTTGGATGGTTGCATTCAGAGTTTCACATCTTTGTAACCACTAAAGCAAAATACTTTTGATATACCCGTTTTATGTCTAAATGCACTTATAGCAGCAATCATAACATTGGTTGGGGTGctgatttcatttatttaataatttcaaaataaaaataaattaatataagcaATCACAATATATGGGCTTAGATGTCTAAAATCATCTATAATCTTTCTCCaactcataaataataaaataatacgtTTTAATACACTTGAACCCATGTCCTCCTACGTTGACAATAATGCCTATATCAATTAAACTAGACCTACTCATGAGAAAGTGAGAGGGTTTGTGAAAAATTATAGGTCCGAGAAATAAGTTTCGACAAAAA
This window of the Gossypium hirsutum isolate 1008001.06 chromosome A09, Gossypium_hirsutum_v2.1, whole genome shotgun sequence genome carries:
- the LOC121206247 gene encoding 40S ribosomal protein S7 yields the protein MYTSMKKIHKDKDVEPTEFEESVAQAFFDLENTNQDLKSDLKDLYINSAVQIDVSGSRKAVVIHVPYRLRKAFRKVHVKLVRELEKKFSGKDVILIATRRILRPPKKGSAVQRPRSRTLTSVHEAMLEDIVLPAEIVGKRTRYAIDGSKLMKVFLDPKERNNTEYKLETFSAVYRKLAGKDVVFEFPVTEA